One Kribbella sp. NBC_00662 genomic region harbors:
- the rplO gene encoding 50S ribosomal protein L15 produces MALKVHHLRPAPGAKTAKTRVGRGEGSKGKTAGRGTKGSKARNNIPEWFEGGQMPLHMRLPKLKGFKSRNRVEFQVVNLDKLGQLFPEGGEVGVAELVAKGAVRRGQPVKVLGDGELTVALQVSAHKFSKSATDKIQAAGGTTTEV; encoded by the coding sequence ATGGCGCTCAAGGTTCACCACCTGCGTCCGGCGCCCGGTGCCAAGACCGCCAAGACCCGCGTGGGTCGTGGTGAGGGCAGCAAGGGCAAGACGGCCGGCCGCGGTACCAAGGGCAGCAAGGCTCGTAACAACATCCCCGAGTGGTTCGAGGGTGGCCAGATGCCGCTGCACATGCGGCTCCCGAAGCTGAAGGGCTTCAAGAGCAGGAACCGGGTGGAGTTCCAGGTCGTTAACCTGGACAAGCTCGGACAACTGTTCCCCGAAGGTGGCGAGGTCGGCGTAGCCGAACTGGTCGCCAAGGGCGCGGTCCGTCGCGGTCAGCCGGTCAAGGTACTGGGTGACGGCGAGCTGACCGTGGCACTGCAGGTCTCGGCTCACAAGTTCTCCAAGTCCGCCACGGACAAGATCCAGGCGGCTGGGGGGACCACGACCGAGGTGTGA
- the rpmD gene encoding 50S ribosomal protein L30 has protein sequence MARLKVTQIRSGIGGKQNQRDTLRTLGVKRIGDTAVHEDKPEVRGMVRAVRHLITVEEVD, from the coding sequence ATGGCACGCCTGAAGGTCACCCAGATCCGTTCCGGCATCGGTGGCAAGCAGAACCAGCGCGACACGCTGCGCACCCTGGGCGTCAAGCGGATCGGCGACACCGCCGTCCACGAGGACAAGCCTGAGGTTCGCGGCATGGTCCGTGCGGTTCGCCACCTCATCACCGTCGAGGAGGTCGACTGA